A genomic segment from Nicotiana tabacum cultivar K326 chromosome 9, ASM71507v2, whole genome shotgun sequence encodes:
- the LOC107786475 gene encoding cytochrome P450 94A2-like, producing the protein MAYIDLFFYLFAFFGILIFAYLSRQKQNSFQSATNSKSYPFKDVIKNRHRLLQWTCEIFESSRPSTTINFHGPFGGGLIFTTNPSNIQHIFKTRIDIYQKGKAYTKSMTNVLGDGIFVSNGENWKTQKHLLNHYLNQNAHHKFVESITRKKLFDNMVPILSAFAANETIFDFQKIIRRLMYDLAFQIALDFDLKYLSPALPETVVADAFERALEISFSRYLSIPVIWKAKRFLNKGTERELKLAINQVRWFIEKIIMEKKEKNSSSADFCSKNQDLGEKFLVDEILNFLLASQGTISSALTWFFWLLSQNSDVETQIINEIEENIKEIEEKHEESRGSTSTSANNSMYKKMVYTHASLCESMRLYPPVPSGGMDAMQDDVLPDGTIVKKGMSIMYNAYAMGRSQELWGSDYMKFRPERWLERDVSTGEWCFVPRPSFVYPVFQAGLRVCLGRVSAFLQMKMVVCHVLRRFKVVPVVKGVEPVQISFPTLRMKEGFPVWIIERC; encoded by the coding sequence ATGGCTTATATTGATTTGTTTTTCTACCTCTTTGCTTTCTTTGGTATTCTCATATTCGCCTACTTGTCAAGACAAAAGCAAAACTCTTTCCAATCTGCTACAAACTCAAAATCATACCCATTTAAGGATGTCATCAAGAATAGGCATAGGTTGCTCCAATGGACGTGTGAAATCTTTGAAAGCTCACGTCCCTCTACCACCATCAACTTCCATGGGCCCTTTGGCGGCGGTTTGATTTTCACAACCAATCCTTCAAACATCCAACACATTTTCAAGACACGTATAGATATCTACCAGAAAGGTAAAGCTTATACAAAATCCATGACAAATGTATTGGGGGATGGTATCTTTGTCTCAAATGGCGAGAACTGGAAAACCCAAAAACACCTTTTGAACCATTACCTGAACCAAAATGCTCACCACAAGTTTGTCGAATCAATTACTAGAAAAAAGCTCTTTGATAACATGGTCCCCATTCTTTCAGCTTTCGCTGCTAATGAAACCATTTTTGATTTTCAGAAAATCATCCGCAGATTAATGTATGATCTTGCATTTCAAATTGCTTTGGATTTCGACTTGAAATATCTGTCGCCAGCTTTACCAGAAACCGTAGTTGCGGACGCCTTTGAGCGTGCGCTTGAGATCAGCTTCAGCAGGTATTTATCAATTCCTGTAATATGGAAAGCCAAGCGATTTCTTAACAAGGGAACTGAAAGGGAGCTTAAACTAGCCATCAATCAAGTACGTTGGTTTATTGAGAAGATTATCatggaaaagaaggaaaagaatagTTCCTCTGCAGATTTCTGCTCAAAGAACCAAGACTTAGGGGAGAAATTTCTTGTTGATGAAATTCTCAACTTCCTTCTTGCAAGTCAAGGAACCATCTCATCTGCTTTGACTTGGTTCTTTTGGTTGCTCTCTCAAAACTCGGATGTTGAAACACAAATTATCAAcgaaatagaagaaaatatcaaagaaatagaagaaaaacacGAGGAATCAAGGGGTAGTACTAGCACTAGTGCTAATAATTCCATGTATAAGAAAATGGTGTATACACATGCTTCACTATGTGAATCCATGAGACTTTACCCTCCAGTCCCAAGTGGTGGAATGGATGCAATGCAAGATGATGTTTTACCCGATGGAACAATCGTGAAGAAGGGAATGAGTATAATGTACAATGCTTATGCAATGGGAAGGTCTCAAGAATTATGGGGTTCAGATTATATGAAATTTAGACCGGAGAGGTGGTTGGAGAGAGATGTCAGTACAGGAGAATGGTGCTTTGTGCCGAGACCTTCGTTCGTCTATCCAGTTTTTCAAGCAGGGCTAAGGGTTTGCTTGGGAAGAGTGAGTGCATTTCTGCAGATGAAAATGGTGGTTTGTCATGTTTTAAGGAGATTCAAGGTGGTGCCTGTTGTGAAAGGTGTTGAGCCAGTTCAGATTTCATTCCCAACATTAAGGATGAAAGAAGGATTTCCAGTTTGGATCATTGAACGCTGCTAA